From the Deinococcus sp. Leaf326 genome, one window contains:
- the paaC gene encoding 1,2-phenylacetyl-CoA epoxidase subunit PaaC: MTATILPAPLNAADLSAEQKRSMIARLQALADDEIVLAQRDGEWTGHAPILEEDIALANIAQDELGHASLYLELRRELDGSDADQLAFFRDADEYRCARLVELPRGDWALTMLRQFLYDAAEALWLSSAQASRYAPLAGVAAKALREEKFHLQHSALWAERLGRGTPESARRAQAALETLWPHAAQLFAPLPGEAELITAGLLPDPEAVRERWVTLVGGHLTGRCDLDVPPLPAASEGREVHTAHLAPLLAEMQAVARAHPGAGTW, translated from the coding sequence GTGACGGCCACCATCCTGCCTGCACCCCTGAACGCCGCCGACCTCTCGGCCGAGCAGAAGCGGAGCATGATCGCCCGCCTTCAGGCGCTGGCCGACGACGAGATCGTACTCGCGCAGCGGGACGGCGAGTGGACGGGTCACGCCCCCATTCTGGAAGAGGACATCGCGCTGGCGAACATCGCGCAGGACGAGCTCGGGCACGCCTCGCTGTACCTGGAACTGCGCCGTGAACTCGACGGCAGCGACGCCGACCAGCTCGCTTTCTTCCGGGACGCAGATGAGTACCGCTGCGCGCGGCTCGTCGAGCTGCCGCGCGGCGACTGGGCGCTGACGATGCTTCGGCAGTTCCTGTACGACGCCGCCGAGGCGCTGTGGTTGAGCTCCGCGCAGGCCAGCCGCTACGCCCCCCTGGCCGGTGTGGCGGCCAAGGCGCTGCGCGAGGAGAAGTTTCACCTGCAGCACAGCGCGCTGTGGGCCGAGCGCCTGGGCCGGGGCACCCCCGAAAGCGCCCGGCGCGCGCAGGCCGCCCTGGAGACGCTGTGGCCCCACGCCGCGCAGCTGTTCGCGCCGCTGCCGGGCGAAGCCGAGCTCATCACCGCCGGCCTACTGCCCGACCCGGAGGCGGTCCGGGAGCGCTGGGTGACGCTGGTCGGCGGTCACCTGACGGGCCGCTGCGACCTCGACGTGCCGCCACTACCCGCCGCCAGTGAGGGCCGCGAGGTCCACACCGCGCATCTCGCGCCGCTGCTGGCCGAGATGCAGGCGGTTGCCCGCGCCCATCCCGGCGCCGGGACGTGGTGA
- a CDS encoding NUDIX hydrolase produces MAEDQTNGTQGAGQRRRRRRRGAPNTGPGGSGTAAKPVTPRPGQVTNTTAVPVPAAPQKRGQKRPLADPRIGVGCIVLRGDEILLVRERGRWSLPKGGLEAGELVQDGARRETFEETGLVVELRDLAFIVEFQAQTWGHHLQFFYTGREVGGQLQPRDPDRDVQEARFVPVRQLREFIRFRPRLVALETWLRERRPRHFVFNLDKEPAMLRKRRRVGENGAVVATLPEPDGEPDF; encoded by the coding sequence ATGGCGGAAGACCAGACGAACGGAACACAGGGCGCCGGTCAGCGCCGGCGCCGGCGCCGGCGGGGGGCGCCCAACACGGGACCCGGCGGCAGCGGCACGGCGGCCAAGCCTGTCACCCCGCGCCCCGGACAGGTGACGAACACGACCGCCGTCCCAGTGCCGGCTGCTCCCCAGAAACGCGGCCAGAAGCGCCCGCTAGCGGACCCGCGGATCGGCGTGGGGTGCATCGTGCTGCGCGGCGACGAGATCCTGCTCGTGCGCGAGCGGGGGCGCTGGTCGCTGCCCAAGGGCGGGTTGGAGGCCGGCGAACTCGTGCAGGACGGCGCGCGGCGCGAGACGTTCGAGGAGACGGGCCTGGTCGTGGAGCTGCGGGACCTCGCCTTCATCGTCGAGTTCCAGGCCCAGACCTGGGGGCACCACCTCCAGTTCTTCTATACGGGCCGCGAGGTCGGCGGGCAGCTCCAGCCGCGCGACCCGGACCGCGACGTGCAGGAGGCCCGGTTCGTGCCGGTGCGGCAATTGCGCGAGTTTATCCGCTTCCGGCCGCGTCTGGTGGCGCTGGAGACGTGGCTGCGCGAGCGCAGGCCCCGGCATTTCGTATTCAACCTCGACAAGGAACCGGCCATGCTGCGCAAGCGGCGGCGGGTGGGCGAGAACGGCGCGGTCGTGGCGACCCTGCCCGAACCCGACGGCGAACCGGATTTCTAG
- a CDS encoding phenylacetic acid degradation protein: protein MTTGDHAGATVQETQWPRWEIFKQDTAARPLQAVGSVHAGDPEHALLTARNVFVRRPAAVSLWAVREDDLLTATPEALATHPELLETPGEAGRYQVGVKATAKRSMTFVDLVGVVEASGPGDALGQARALHPDALAWQVFAEAAAVKSDTSPETVESWFAPARDKTYKQQQFYGVIGRHVSAFKGAGKAPRAEETP, encoded by the coding sequence ATGACCACGGGTGATCACGCCGGGGCCACGGTTCAGGAAACCCAGTGGCCCCGCTGGGAAATCTTCAAGCAGGACACGGCGGCGCGCCCCCTGCAGGCAGTAGGCAGTGTCCACGCCGGCGACCCCGAGCACGCCCTGCTCACGGCGCGCAACGTCTTCGTGCGCCGTCCGGCAGCGGTGAGCCTGTGGGCCGTGCGCGAGGATGACCTGCTCACCGCGACCCCCGAAGCCCTGGCCACGCACCCGGAACTGCTGGAGACCCCCGGCGAGGCCGGCCGCTACCAGGTGGGCGTCAAGGCGACGGCCAAGCGCAGCATGACCTTCGTGGACCTCGTTGGCGTGGTCGAGGCGAGCGGTCCCGGCGACGCGCTCGGGCAGGCGCGGGCACTGCACCCGGACGCGTTGGCGTGGCAGGTCTTCGCCGAGGCGGCAGCCGTCAAGAGCGACACCAGCCCCGAGACGGTCGAGAGCTGGTTCGCCCCGGCGCGGGACAAGACCTACAAGCAGCAGCAGTTCTACGGTGTGATCGGCCGGCACGTCTCCGCGTTCAAGGGGGCGGGCAAAGCTCCCAGAGCCGAGGAGACCCCGTGA
- the dnaB gene encoding replicative DNA helicase — MELTPRVPPHSTEAEVSVLGSVLLDNDTLTGLGDTVSPEMFYREGHRKIFAAMRTLQERGEPVDLVTLSEDLRVKGLLDEVGGLTYLIGLSEQVPTAAYAEHYARIVQEKHTLRQLIGASGRAMQLAYDAALPLEDLLDKAEKMIFEVAEQKKKGEAFLEMSEVVHNTFEYITLLHANKGIPDGVSSGFRDLDEQISGLQKGSLNVLAARPSMGKTAFALSIAQNVALRGEKTVAVFSLEMPSVQLALRMLCSEARVDMNRIRSGQLGERDFERLAHAAGRLAEAPMIIDDDADLTLNSLRSKLRRISAQHGQLGLVVIDYLQLMSGGKSNGGSDNRQQEISTISRGLKGLARELEVPIIVLSQLSRAVEQRPNHRPMLSDLRESGAIEQDADIVMFIYRDEYYNKETDQQGIAEIIIGKQRNGPVGTVKLQFHSAHVRFNDLAPEGV; from the coding sequence TTGGAACTCACCCCCCGCGTCCCCCCGCACAGCACCGAGGCCGAGGTCAGCGTGCTGGGCAGCGTGCTGCTCGACAACGACACCCTGACTGGCCTGGGCGATACCGTCAGCCCCGAGATGTTCTACCGCGAGGGCCACCGCAAGATCTTCGCCGCGATGCGGACCCTGCAGGAACGCGGCGAACCCGTGGACCTCGTGACCCTCAGCGAGGACCTGCGGGTCAAGGGCCTGCTCGACGAGGTCGGCGGCCTGACCTACCTGATCGGACTGTCCGAACAGGTCCCCACCGCCGCCTACGCCGAGCACTACGCGCGCATCGTGCAGGAAAAACACACGCTGCGCCAGCTCATCGGGGCGTCGGGGCGGGCCATGCAGCTCGCCTACGACGCGGCGTTACCCCTCGAAGACCTCCTCGACAAGGCCGAGAAGATGATCTTCGAGGTCGCCGAGCAGAAGAAGAAGGGCGAAGCCTTCCTGGAGATGAGCGAGGTCGTTCACAACACCTTCGAGTACATCACCCTGCTGCACGCCAACAAGGGCATTCCCGACGGCGTGAGCAGCGGCTTCCGGGACCTCGACGAGCAGATTTCGGGCCTCCAGAAGGGCAGCCTGAACGTGCTGGCGGCCCGGCCCTCGATGGGCAAGACGGCCTTCGCGCTCTCTATCGCCCAGAACGTCGCGCTGCGCGGCGAGAAGACGGTCGCGGTGTTCAGTCTGGAAATGCCCAGCGTGCAGCTCGCCCTGCGGATGCTGTGCAGCGAGGCGAGGGTCGACATGAACCGCATCCGCAGCGGTCAGCTCGGCGAGCGCGACTTCGAGCGGCTGGCCCACGCGGCCGGGCGACTGGCCGAGGCGCCCATGATCATCGACGACGATGCGGACCTCACGCTGAACAGCCTGAGAAGCAAGTTGCGGCGCATCTCCGCGCAGCACGGGCAGCTCGGGCTGGTGGTCATCGACTACCTGCAGCTCATGTCGGGTGGCAAGAGCAACGGCGGCTCGGACAACCGCCAGCAGGAGATCAGCACGATCTCGCGCGGGCTCAAGGGGCTGGCGCGCGAACTGGAAGTGCCGATCATCGTCTTGTCGCAGCTCTCGCGCGCGGTCGAGCAGCGGCCCAACCACCGGCCGATGCTCTCGGACCTGCGGGAGTCGGGGGCCATCGAGCAGGACGCCGACATCGTGATGTTCATCTACCGCGACGAGTACTACAACAAGGAAACCGACCAGCAGGGCATCGCGGAGATCATCATCGGCAAGCAGCGCAACGGCCCCGTCGGTACGGTCAAGTTGCAGTTTCACAGCGCGCATGTGCGGTTCAACGATCTTGCGCCGGAGGGCGTGTGA
- a CDS encoding trimeric intracellular cation channel family protein: protein MHELELPRVDLQAGLHWLDLIGIVAFALSGALLAVRKRFDLFGVLVLGCVTAVGGGAIRDTLTGQTPPLFLRDESYLWAALLGSVVAFSFGERLARFERTISVFDTVGLGLFAASGALGAINFGLGPLGVIFTGALSGVGGGIIRDLIANEVPEVMYRRDQLYATAAAAGAFTVLMVHPYLTPFQAQASGAAVVILARWLSRRGWVKLPVRRLPGT, encoded by the coding sequence ATGCACGAACTGGAGCTGCCCCGCGTGGACCTGCAAGCCGGCCTGCACTGGCTCGACCTCATCGGCATCGTGGCCTTCGCGCTGTCGGGGGCGCTGCTGGCGGTGCGCAAACGCTTCGACCTGTTCGGAGTACTCGTGCTCGGCTGCGTCACGGCGGTGGGGGGCGGGGCCATCCGCGACACGCTGACCGGCCAGACCCCGCCCCTGTTCCTGCGCGACGAGTCCTACCTGTGGGCGGCGCTGCTGGGCTCGGTGGTGGCCTTCTCCTTCGGCGAGCGCCTCGCACGCTTCGAGCGCACCATCAGCGTGTTCGATACGGTGGGCCTGGGTCTGTTCGCCGCCTCGGGGGCGCTGGGGGCCATCAATTTCGGGCTGGGGCCCCTCGGGGTCATCTTTACGGGAGCACTGTCGGGGGTCGGCGGCGGCATCATCCGCGATCTCATCGCCAACGAGGTCCCCGAAGTGATGTACCGCCGTGATCAGCTCTACGCCACCGCCGCCGCGGCCGGGGCCTTCACCGTGCTCATGGTGCACCCGTACCTCACGCCCTTTCAGGCTCAGGCGAGCGGCGCGGCAGTGGTTATCCTCGCACGCTGGCTCTCACGCCGGGGCTGGGTCAAGTTGCCCGTGCGCCGGCTGCCGGGCACCTGA
- a CDS encoding cation:proton antiporter has translation MTRLPDLPFPPLQLPRPQFARVPGLGLRVWALLVAALLGSALASATEGHSGPPAFMSQLTLLLLVAGATAFASFRLGLVPIIGFLFAGVLAGPSALGIIDDPALISAASEIGVMLLLFTIGIEFSLGKLARIFRLIFVGGGLQVALTVAAATGALVAFGVSLPNAVFTGFLLSLSSTAIVTKILESRGGVGSPTGQTSLGILIFQDLAVVVMVLLVPMLAGQGGGAAGLLVALLKAGGIVAAVLLLARRVVPRLLEVVARTCSQEIFLLSTLALCFATAYLTSLAGVSLALGAFLAGLLVSESRFGRQAFGEILPLQILFSAAFFLSVGLQLDLGFLWTHLPLVLGAVAAFAVLKALAATLSVRLLGYPLATAAATGWLLAQVGEFSFVLESSGRALGLSPAGLGETGTQTFIAATVLLMALTPVMATLGERLGALGRARPEPTAAPAALAEPNPEAPLSHLSGHVLVAGFGDHARRLVKGLAAQNVPFGVLTLSPDGAAQVTAHGYPVLIGDYARAGLLGDAGLASARALVVLDDAPEMTARVVGVARTLSPDVPIVAHTDEPGEIDALRGAGATHVLTSTDAVARGALHRLGLLTLPTTPPVVLSAEQRGMCSHAHSVTLAHPQVHPQSTDTCPECVALGDSWVHLRVCMTCGHTGCCDSSPNRHATAHAQASAHPIVRSLEPGETWAYCYPDDLTAPR, from the coding sequence ATGACGAGGCTGCCGGATCTCCCCTTCCCTCCCCTCCAGCTTCCCCGGCCGCAGTTCGCGCGGGTGCCGGGCCTGGGCCTGCGGGTCTGGGCCCTGCTGGTGGCGGCACTGCTCGGGTCGGCCCTGGCGTCGGCCACCGAAGGCCACAGCGGCCCCCCCGCGTTCATGTCCCAGCTCACGCTGCTGCTGCTGGTGGCAGGGGCCACGGCGTTCGCGTCGTTCCGGCTGGGGCTGGTGCCAATCATCGGGTTTTTGTTTGCCGGCGTGCTGGCCGGGCCGTCGGCGCTGGGCATCATCGACGACCCGGCCCTCATCAGCGCGGCGTCCGAGATCGGGGTGATGCTGCTGCTGTTCACCATCGGCATCGAGTTCAGCCTGGGCAAGCTCGCCCGCATCTTCCGGCTCATCTTCGTGGGCGGCGGCCTTCAGGTGGCCCTGACGGTCGCGGCGGCCACAGGCGCGTTGGTGGCCTTCGGGGTCAGCCTGCCCAACGCCGTCTTCACGGGCTTTCTGCTCAGCCTGTCGAGCACCGCCATCGTCACCAAGATTCTGGAATCCCGCGGCGGCGTGGGCTCGCCCACGGGGCAGACCAGCCTGGGCATCCTGATTTTTCAGGACCTCGCAGTGGTGGTCATGGTGCTGCTCGTGCCCATGCTCGCCGGGCAGGGCGGCGGCGCGGCGGGGCTGCTCGTCGCGCTGCTCAAGGCGGGCGGCATCGTGGCGGCGGTGCTGCTGCTCGCGCGCCGGGTGGTGCCCAGGCTGCTGGAGGTGGTCGCGCGCACCTGCTCGCAGGAGATTTTCCTGCTCAGCACGCTCGCGCTGTGTTTCGCCACGGCGTACCTCACCAGTCTCGCGGGGGTCAGCCTCGCGCTGGGGGCCTTCCTGGCGGGGCTGCTCGTAAGCGAGAGCCGCTTCGGGCGCCAGGCCTTCGGGGAGATTCTGCCCCTACAGATCCTGTTCAGCGCGGCGTTTTTCCTGTCGGTGGGGTTGCAGCTCGACCTGGGCTTTCTCTGGACCCACCTGCCGCTGGTCCTCGGCGCGGTGGCGGCCTTCGCCGTGCTCAAGGCGTTGGCGGCCACCCTCAGCGTGCGGCTGCTGGGCTACCCGCTGGCGACCGCCGCCGCGACCGGCTGGCTGCTGGCCCAGGTCGGCGAGTTCTCCTTCGTGCTGGAGAGCAGTGGGCGGGCCCTGGGCCTCAGCCCGGCCGGACTGGGCGAGACGGGCACCCAGACCTTCATCGCCGCGACGGTGCTGCTCATGGCCCTGACCCCGGTCATGGCGACCCTGGGCGAGCGCCTGGGCGCCCTGGGCCGCGCCCGCCCCGAGCCGACCGCCGCGCCGGCAGCCCTGGCCGAACCCAACCCCGAGGCTCCCCTCTCGCACCTGAGCGGGCACGTACTCGTCGCGGGGTTCGGGGACCACGCGCGGCGGCTGGTCAAGGGACTGGCGGCGCAGAACGTTCCCTTCGGCGTGCTGACCCTCAGTCCCGACGGGGCCGCACAGGTCACGGCGCACGGCTACCCGGTCCTGATCGGCGACTATGCTCGCGCCGGACTGCTGGGCGACGCCGGGCTGGCCTCGGCGCGCGCGCTGGTGGTCCTCGACGACGCCCCAGAGATGACGGCGCGGGTGGTCGGCGTGGCCCGGACCCTGAGCCCCGACGTACCCATCGTGGCCCACACCGACGAACCCGGCGAGATTGACGCCCTGCGCGGCGCCGGGGCCACCCACGTCCTGACGAGTACGGACGCCGTGGCGCGCGGCGCCCTGCACCGCCTGGGTCTGCTGACCCTGCCCACCACCCCGCCGGTGGTCCTCAGCGCCGAGCAGCGCGGCATGTGCAGCCACGCCCACAGCGTCACGCTCGCCCACCCGCAGGTCCACCCCCAGAGCACCGACACCTGTCCCGAGTGCGTGGCGCTGGGCGACTCCTGGGTTCACCTGCGCGTGTGCATGACCTGCGGGCACACCGGCTGCTGCGACTCGTCACCCAATCGGCACGCGACCGCCCACGCGCAGGCCAGCGCCCACCCCATCGTCCGTAGCCTGGAACCGGGCGAGACCTGGGCCTACTGCTATCCCGACGACCTGACCGCCCCCCGCTGA
- a CDS encoding nuclear transport factor 2 family protein: MTRPEQPVLAAYAAAVAAQDTDALLALYAPEVVVFDLWGEWAYHGAPAWRAAVEEWFGSLDGEQVEVSFTEVEAQRSGGAAGPAPGPLAGEWLSLSALVTYRNFAATGEPGRSMLNRLTWVLRREGEGWLIVHEHTSAPADPSSGRVKLSR; encoded by the coding sequence ATGACCCGACCCGAACAGCCGGTGCTGGCCGCCTACGCCGCCGCCGTCGCGGCGCAGGACACCGACGCGTTGCTGGCCCTGTACGCTCCCGAAGTGGTGGTGTTCGACCTGTGGGGCGAGTGGGCCTACCACGGCGCCCCGGCCTGGCGGGCGGCGGTAGAGGAGTGGTTCGGGTCCCTCGACGGCGAGCAGGTCGAGGTGAGTTTCACAGAGGTCGAGGCCCAGCGGTCCGGGGGAGCGGCAGGACCCGCGCCCGGCCCTCTCGCGGGCGAATGGCTGAGTCTCAGCGCCCTGGTCACCTACCGCAACTTCGCGGCGACCGGCGAGCCCGGCCGGAGCATGCTCAACCGCCTGACCTGGGTGCTGCGCCGGGAGGGCGAGGGCTGGCTCATCGTGCACGAGCACACCTCGGCTCCCGCCGATCCCAGTTCGGGCCGGGTCAAACTGAGCCGCTGA
- the nrdR gene encoding transcriptional regulator NrdR: MRCPYCSAPDSKVVNSRPSDEGASIRRRRECLTCARRFTTYERAQLEPLMVVKRSGPREAFNPDKLLRGLTLATEKRPVDPALLRAFAYGFEDDVQSAEIPSTEIGRHAMTFLRPLDDVAYIRFASVYREFDSLERFIEEIRGLKGTGAAEPDGD, encoded by the coding sequence ATGAGGTGCCCCTACTGCTCGGCGCCCGACTCGAAAGTGGTCAACTCGCGCCCCAGCGACGAGGGCGCCAGCATCCGGCGCCGGCGCGAGTGCCTGACCTGCGCGCGGCGCTTCACGACCTACGAACGCGCGCAGCTCGAACCGCTCATGGTCGTCAAGCGCAGCGGCCCGCGCGAGGCCTTCAACCCCGACAAGCTGCTGCGCGGCCTGACCCTGGCGACCGAGAAACGCCCGGTGGACCCGGCGCTGCTGCGCGCCTTCGCCTACGGCTTCGAGGACGACGTGCAGTCCGCCGAGATTCCCAGCACCGAGATCGGCCGCCACGCGATGACCTTCCTGCGTCCGCTGGACGACGTGGCCTACATCCGTTTTGCCAGCGTGTACCGCGAGTTCGACAGCCTGGAGCGTTTCATCGAGGAGATCCGGGGACTCAAGGGCACCGGAGCGGCCGAACCCGACGGCGACTGA
- the paaD gene encoding 1,2-phenylacetyl-CoA epoxidase subunit PaaD, which translates to MPQSQTAAAPLTPEAVWAALARVPDPEIPVVSITDMGMVRAVQVRGEAVEVTFTPTFSGCPALHTIRAGIEEAVRGLGAAEVEVRSTLTPPWTTDWIAEDARERLREYGIAPPAPAGEEGLIQLTPEATRCPRCASFDVRLTASFGPTLCKRLYVCNACREPFEGFKSV; encoded by the coding sequence GTGCCGCAGTCCCAGACGGCCGCCGCGCCGCTGACCCCCGAGGCCGTCTGGGCCGCGCTGGCCAGGGTACCCGACCCGGAGATTCCGGTCGTGTCCATCACCGATATGGGCATGGTGCGCGCCGTGCAGGTCCGGGGCGAGGCGGTCGAGGTGACCTTTACCCCGACCTTCAGCGGGTGCCCGGCACTGCACACCATCCGCGCGGGGATCGAGGAGGCGGTGCGGGGCCTGGGCGCCGCCGAGGTCGAGGTCCGCAGCACCCTTACTCCCCCCTGGACGACCGACTGGATCGCCGAGGACGCCCGCGAGAGACTGCGCGAGTACGGCATCGCGCCCCCGGCCCCGGCGGGCGAAGAAGGACTGATTCAGCTCACGCCGGAAGCCACCCGCTGCCCACGCTGCGCGAGCTTCGACGTTCGCCTGACCGCCAGTTTCGGGCCGACGCTGTGCAAACGGCTGTACGTGTGCAACGCCTGCCGGGAGCCGTTCGAGGGATTCAAGTCGGTCTGA
- a CDS encoding type II secretion system protein produces MKNNTQGFTLIELLIVIAIIGILAAVLIPNLLGARTKANDVAAASVARQVLNAMAATEVGNTTGTTPTCAYASNNVAVTAGTESANVNAPAPITGVTCSNVAAAAGAAGAPGTPAQYSVVVTYSGGTAATKTLTANK; encoded by the coding sequence ATGAAGAACAACACCCAAGGCTTCACCCTGATCGAGCTGCTGATCGTCATCGCCATCATCGGGATTCTGGCGGCCGTGCTGATCCCTAACCTGCTGGGTGCACGCACCAAGGCCAATGATGTTGCTGCAGCAAGCGTGGCCCGTCAGGTGCTGAATGCCATGGCAGCGACGGAAGTGGGCAACACCACCGGCACTACTCCTACCTGTGCCTATGCTTCTAACAATGTTGCTGTGACTGCTGGCACTGAATCGGCCAATGTCAATGCTCCGGCCCCTATCACAGGCGTGACCTGCAGCAACGTGGCTGCTGCTGCTGGCGCAGCTGGTGCGCCTGGCACGCCCGCTCAGTACTCGGTTGTTGTGACCTATTCGGGCGGCACCGCTGCCACCAAGACCTTGACGGCCAACAAGTAA
- a CDS encoding 1-acyl-sn-glycerol-3-phosphate acyltransferase, producing MSAVWPGSSPTLLSRFGAWALRRRGWTPLLAAPTPPRFVAAVAPHTDNADFWIGLLWKWATRSPAHFVAKKEIFVFPVGLFMRAAGGVPIDRRQVGGNFVDVVVALIGREPEIMLTVAPEGTRRYTDYWKTGFYYMALEAQVPIGVTVFDWARKEVGVVGYVTPTGDIEADFAEIRRFLEGIQGHTPANAGPVRPRPAAQGGPGRS from the coding sequence ATGTCCGCCGTCTGGCCCGGTTCCTCTCCCACCCTCCTGTCACGCTTCGGTGCCTGGGCGCTGCGCCGCCGGGGCTGGACGCCGCTGCTGGCCGCGCCCACACCGCCGCGCTTCGTGGCTGCCGTGGCCCCGCACACCGACAACGCCGACTTCTGGATCGGGCTGCTGTGGAAATGGGCGACCCGCTCGCCGGCCCATTTTGTCGCCAAGAAGGAAATCTTCGTGTTTCCGGTGGGGCTGTTCATGCGGGCGGCGGGCGGGGTGCCCATAGACCGCCGGCAGGTCGGGGGCAATTTCGTGGACGTGGTGGTCGCCCTCATCGGGCGCGAACCCGAGATCATGCTCACGGTGGCCCCCGAGGGCACGCGCAGATACACCGACTATTGGAAGACCGGCTTCTACTACATGGCCCTTGAGGCGCAGGTGCCCATCGGGGTCACGGTGTTCGACTGGGCGCGCAAAGAGGTGGGCGTGGTCGGGTACGTCACCCCGACCGGCGATATCGAGGCCGACTTCGCCGAGATCCGCCGGTTTCTGGAGGGCATTCAGGGCCACACCCCCGCCAACGCGGGGCCGGTGCGGCCGCGGCCGGCGGCACAGGGGGGACCGGGCCGGAGCTGA
- the paaA gene encoding 1,2-phenylacetyl-CoA epoxidase subunit PaaA: protein MTQTNRPAQISDGETAEQHAAFEARIARGEKIEPGDWMPAEYRRQLIRMISQHAHSEVVGMLPEGEWISRAPSLKRKTILMAKVQDEAGHGQYLYHAAETLGATREDMLEALLSRRAKYSSIFNYPTHSWADVGMIGWLVDGAAIKNQTMLAGCSYGPYSRAMVRICSEETFHHKQGKEMIVLYAQGTPEQRAMAQEALNRWWWPSLMMLGPHDADSPNSGVLARWGVKLKSNDTVRQEYLDEHVPELLEAGLTIPDPDLHQGEDGHWHHGPIDWTEFWAVIKGEQGLGETRLGARQAAHDDGAWVREAMQAYADRDRRPAQAAD from the coding sequence GTGACCCAGACCAACCGACCCGCCCAGATCAGCGACGGCGAAACGGCCGAGCAGCACGCGGCCTTCGAGGCCCGCATCGCGCGCGGCGAGAAGATCGAGCCCGGCGACTGGATGCCGGCCGAGTACCGCCGCCAGCTCATCCGCATGATCTCGCAGCACGCGCACAGCGAGGTGGTGGGCATGTTGCCGGAAGGCGAGTGGATCTCGCGCGCGCCGAGCCTCAAGCGCAAGACGATCCTGATGGCGAAGGTGCAGGACGAGGCCGGGCACGGCCAGTACCTCTACCACGCCGCCGAGACGCTGGGCGCGACCCGCGAGGACATGCTCGAGGCCCTGCTCTCGCGCCGGGCCAAGTACAGCTCGATCTTCAACTACCCGACCCACAGCTGGGCCGACGTGGGCATGATCGGCTGGCTGGTGGACGGCGCGGCCATCAAGAACCAGACCATGCTGGCAGGCTGCTCGTACGGGCCGTACTCGCGCGCGATGGTGCGCATCTGCTCGGAGGAGACCTTCCACCACAAGCAGGGCAAAGAAATGATCGTGCTGTACGCGCAGGGCACCCCCGAACAGCGCGCGATGGCCCAGGAGGCGCTGAACCGCTGGTGGTGGCCCTCGCTGATGATGCTGGGGCCGCACGACGCCGACAGCCCCAACAGCGGCGTGCTGGCCAGGTGGGGCGTGAAGCTCAAGAGCAACGACACGGTGCGCCAGGAATACCTCGACGAGCACGTGCCCGAACTGCTCGAAGCGGGCCTGACGATTCCCGACCCCGACCTGCACCAGGGCGAGGACGGCCACTGGCATCACGGCCCCATCGACTGGACGGAGTTCTGGGCCGTCATCAAGGGCGAGCAGGGTCTGGGCGAAACGCGCCTGGGGGCCCGGCAGGCTGCCCACGACGACGGCGCCTGGGTGCGCGAGGCAATGCAGGCCTACGCCGACCGCGACCGCCGCCCCGCGCAGGCCGCCGACTGA
- a CDS encoding SDR family NAD(P)-dependent oxidoreductase, which yields MTRRVPAPAADPARPGVLDGQIIAVTGADQGYGRLVSAALAREGAGVVLIGDNSETLAAAASSIELAGGAAIPIKADVSVPLDWLSAQNRVLEIFGALHGIVHLADKRTNTVFNMLSESEWMNLFNCNVKSTVAIAQILARRLPDTWLTVIGPHLDEVGLQVYPQRGAIRGLVENGAGAELRINLVSPGRASSGDEALDRPLADAVVTLASPRLRHLRGNSMDIPLAPAPRVRVPEAYLL from the coding sequence ATGACCCGCCGCGTCCCTGCCCCCGCCGCCGACCCTGCCCGACCCGGGGTGCTGGACGGCCAGATCATCGCGGTGACGGGCGCAGACCAGGGCTATGGCCGGCTGGTCAGCGCCGCGCTGGCCCGCGAGGGCGCGGGCGTGGTGCTTATCGGCGACAACTCGGAGACGCTGGCGGCGGCCGCGAGCAGCATCGAACTCGCGGGCGGCGCGGCCATTCCCATCAAGGCCGACGTGTCGGTACCGCTCGACTGGCTCAGCGCGCAAAACCGCGTGCTCGAGATCTTCGGGGCGCTGCACGGCATCGTGCATCTGGCCGACAAGCGCACGAACACGGTCTTCAACATGCTCAGCGAGAGCGAGTGGATGAACCTGTTCAACTGCAACGTGAAGAGCACGGTCGCCATCGCCCAGATCCTGGCCCGCCGCCTGCCCGACACCTGGCTGACCGTCATCGGGCCGCATCTTGACGAGGTAGGGCTTCAGGTCTACCCGCAGCGCGGCGCGATCCGGGGGCTGGTCGAGAACGGCGCAGGCGCCGAACTGCGGATCAATCTGGTGTCGCCGGGACGCGCCAGCAGCGGCGACGAGGCGCTCGACCGGCCGCTGGCCGACGCGGTGGTCACGCTGGCCTCGCCCCGGCTGCGGCACCTGCGCGGCAACAGCATGGATATTCCGCTGGCCCCTGCCCCCCGGGTGCGCGTTCCCGAGGCGTACCTGCTGTGA